taattttttaaatatttttcatttaatttttaacagatagtCCATATATACAACAAAGGTTACTTGGTTGGAAGCCTATACTTACAGCCGGCACTATATTTCCTACATTTTTTGTATTGGGGTTTGCATTTGTagctattggtattagttttgtttatttctctGATGAAGTGagtattaatgtgttttatgatttttagttagATAGTTTGTTTTGTAGTTatataatgtttctttttcaGTGATGGCCTCTTCAAATTTTTTGACTTTTGAACTAACTTATTTGTTCTAACTACTGctgtaaagataaattatttataaatgctatCAGATGAATGCATTAATACTAAGGAAGACTGTCTCAAAAAATACTAGCCTACGTTGTCGTTCGTTAGTTGAATATACCATAAAATTGCAGTTATGATGTGATATGtagattggtatttttttatatccctcacagaataaattaaaaaaataacttattaaatgcATGGTATAGTAAAATTAAGATAACTCTGTTGTGGTAGATCAAAAAATCTGAGACCTATTTTGTACAAACTGTAATATGTTGTAACCCTGAGATTCTGATCATGTTTTCACATTTATTTCTaccatgtttaaaaataaatatgttaatttattaacctgCTATGAAATAGTTTTCAATTTACAATACAGTTTAACATACactacaataaatgaaataattcagtGTCTATACAATACGTTAtaccaaaatacaaataaaaataaaaataaacataatctttACACTAATGCCTTGCTGGAGGAACCTCTGACATAGCAAAGATTGAATGTTTCTCCTACTGAATGATAAGATTTGAAGAAGTTGTGAGTGGTGGACAGAAACTCGATATCGTCCGTGGTGGGCACACAATTGGCTGATGAGGGAGACCAAATGGAAAAAGAGTAAGGTGGCAAGGAGGATCGTAAAATGCTCACTTGTAAGGAAGAGCTTCATGACACACTGGTGGATTTGTTGTTTAAGGTTGAGGACTTACATGATCTAGTCTCCCAGAGGGAATCTCAAAATGATATCGAGGAATGTGGTGGAGAGTTGATTGCTGATGCACGATGGGTTGATGCCCTCAAAAATTTCTGGAGCAAGACTCTGCTGCTGGAAACGACGGAGAGCTCTATGCAGTCATTGTCTTCCCCAGTCTCGGAGGGGTTCCTGTAGGGGAGGATACTGAATTAATTAGAACGGCTTTAATGAAGACCTAATGCGTTTGACTGTCAGGAGGTGGCCGGCTGAAGCCGGTAGAGCGGTTACTCAGCTACCCGATTATTCTGCTGGTGCGGGGGAGGTTGTTCACTTCCGCGATTTAACTGGCGAAGTCTAGGAAGTTATGGCTGAATCTGTCGTTCTGGGCAGGGAGGATTATTTTTTGAAGGAGCGGAGGTTCACTATTTTTTATGAGTCTGCGAGAGGCGTGGAGGATGGGGGACTGTGGGGGTTGGCTGCGGTAAAGAGTCTCACAGCGGTTTTGTCTTCGCCTGTGTTTTTGTTGCCCGATGGCAAATTGTGGCACCAAATCAAGAACGTGCTGGCTTATATATATCGCGGAGGAATGGACAAAGTGCGAGTTTATACTCTCCGTGCAATTGCCACGTCCGCCGACGGGGAGCTCCGGTGGTTCAAAGGACCGCACCGCTGTTAGTGATAGCGGCATTTTGATGGTGAGGGAGGCAGGAAAGTTCTATACAGATCTTCTGAAGGCGGTTAAAGAGTCAGTGACACGGGAGGATGTAGATGAGTTGCTGTTCCTCCATCGAGGCGCGTCCGATGAACTGTGTATGCGGGTCAAGGAAGCCAGTAAGGCTGAGGAATTTTCGGCTGCCCTACGAGTCAAAGCGTCGGACTTACGCGTTGATATAAAGTATCGGTCACTAAATGGCCCTTGAGCACGTTAAGGACGTTGATGCGGATACAACTGACCGAGAGATACACGGAATTGTAGCAGCTGTTATTGGGCCGACTGACGGCTTCCGGTTAATGTTCATCCGTACCAATTATGGAGAAACTAAAAGTGTCCCGATTATTTCAATGTACCGAGCGTCTAAACGTATGATGGAAGGGAGGATCAAAATCGAATGGGTCCATTGTAGGGCGATCATCTGAAAGGATGAGAACAGATGTTATCGGTACTGGGCCGTGGGGCACAATTCGGCGACCTGTACGGGAACCGACAGCTTGCAGCTCTGTTAGAACTGCGGGAGGTCGGGACACCGGCGAACGGGTTTTACAGCGCCTGCGGCGTGCGCGATATGTGGCATGGAGAGCCACCGGACTGAGGGGTGTGTGTCGTCATGATGAGGATCTCTGAGAGTTGTTACAAGAGTGGGGGGAAGCGAGGGGATGATGGACAACTCCCTGCGGAGCCACAGTTCGTCTGTGCTTGTGCGGGTGGATAttggtgatgaggcacggggactccaACACTCCCGCGCTGAAAAAGACCTTCCgcggtgtccccgttagaggcattggcgtaAAACCGAGTTTTGGCTTCTGGAATGAGCCCAGGAACGACATAATCGGACCTGGTTccctactctgggagttagaggcaggcatagaTGAAAGAGCCAATCAGCAGGCCGACCTGTCATGCTGGATATAGCCGGTAGGCAGGGAGGCCtgtttgagtatatggacactcccTGGACTGTTATATTTAATTGCAAAGGCTGGAAAATGCTCCTATGCAGTGAGCATCTTCTAAATAAGTATAACTTTAAATGTGCAAAATATAACGAGAAATAGGTTAAcgttttttacaaacaaataaatatgtttttttcatattctttatacCAGAATTATGTAGAACATTAGTAGTTAGGTGCTCataagttttcaaaattgaaactgtGGAATGGAAAGCCAGCTTTGTACATTATGTATTCTTTACTTAACTGGTTATGCtatttaaaataccaaataaCTCTCTcaataagatgaaatatttttaaatgtatttcaggtttatttcacttttatgcatattaaaatcagataaattagatgaatctatataaaaaatttacttactccAAAAGAAGTGCAATGGTATtgtgatagttttaaaaattgtaaaaattcaaaaggTTTTTGTTATTACAAAGAAACATGTAAgagaatagaaaatttaaattattgtttgggTGTATATGTCAACAACTTAAACAGATTCATTTACATGCAGTTTCTGTATGACACAATACAGTGCATGACAGAGTATGCATACGCATTTATTATCTGTCATAGTAGCATAAAATTaagagttataattatttttgttattactattatcatgCCTTATTTATGGAAtgtgtttaaagttttatatcaaaagtttattttttttcagattgaagAACTAACAATTGATTATACAGATTGTAATAGCATAGAATATCCAAACAAGACTTGTGCTGATCTAATTGGAAACGACAGGAAAAAGAGCTGTAATTGCTctgtcaattttaatattaaaacatttaaagtaagataagttagtaaataataagattaaaaattttatgcagaATAGGAAGCCTGGCCTTTAACTGATTGGTCCTcatattaattttgacttttttgagACTTCCAGTAAGGAAACAGAATCCTTGAACAGTTCTACTGTCCAGTAAGAGCAAGTGTGCCACTGAGTCCCTACAAAAACGTGGCTGTTTTGTAACAAGTACCATAACTATACTGTGATGAAGCCAGTAGAGTAACAGTTCCTGTGTAGCTCTCTGAGATAAAAGGAGTATAGTTGTTccttgtttttttctgtttaagaaaCTGCAGAGGATAAAGGAAATGAACATTCACATGACTAGGTCAATCTGTGATTAGAGTAGTTTATATGCATAGGTACAAATATCACTAACATAAATACTGGTTTTAGGTGAGAAAGTGAATTATCCTGATCACATGAGGGTTACAGTCCTTTAAGGATTGATTTGCCTCTTTCTGCCTGCCTTTATTCCTTACTTCCTTGATAGATAATGGAAGTTTTAGCCATCCAACTGGCTCCATCTGCTACCACATACTGCTGACACcatctttgtttataataataatgccccCAATAAATCCAACCCCACGTCCGTGCTACAACATCTGCACATATGTCTGGGGTGGGCAACAACAGGGTACTTTGATACCTGCACTTTTGTCAGCTAACGGGGAAATGATCTTGCTCAGCAGCTCCCTGTGGAGTACGGGACTGGTGGCCCCAAGCTGTTCAAGCTGGTTGCAGTTGTTCTTCTCAGTTTTGTTGTTTGCAGCATAGCTGGGTTGAGAGTGGGCTGCTTTGAACTTGCTCTGCCAAAGTCTTGCACCTTCCAGTGTGAGTCAATTGCTTCTGCcattggcagggattgtcccatgggtaagggtatcAGCGACCTTACTGCTATGTCTAGCTCTAGAATGTCGGTAtctgggtcaggcagtacctgttCCAAAATTCTTGTCCCCAAAATCTAAGAGGCCTTTAACAGAGTGGGTGAGGATTTTGGACGTCCAACATGTTCTAGTGATGAGTGCATCCAGTTTGGTCTGTGATGCAATGAGAAGTGCAGAAGGACCAGAAGGAGCTGGTATTGTCTGATGCCGGCAGTAGGAGATCCTACGTTATTTTCACTGGAGGAACTGAAGGATTGATCTCTGGCTTCAGATATTTAAGAATTTGACATCAAGGCCTTCAGATAAATGGAGAAGAACAAAAAGGGATGGCCTAAGGGAAAACCTAGACAAGAAGCTCATTTTACAtgctttgaaaactttttaatgaattgatgaatattttaattttagcgtgacattatattaatattttgtttatatgataATCTGATATGTATTTCttgatgttttattataagtGTTCTGTGTGATGTTAAATGGCAAGAGcactttacacccttgtcatattGTGTTAGACTTTTCAATGTGTGGTTTAATTTTCACAGAGAATTTGTTTTGACAGTTTTGAccaaatttcataagaaatggcTAGAAGGATTTTAATATAACAAGGACCTTTACACTCTTGTTATGTTGTATTTTCAGGGTTTTAATAATCATTGCCAAGATGCTCCATTTGAGAAGACTAGTCCATGATAATTTGAATTcaatacaaatttaagttttcctttattacatgtgaaaaatgtttttaagtggtTATGGTGCAAACTATAGCAATCACAGCTGTTGGaggtcaaaaattatttttcacaaaaattaaacaaacttgaCTGCTTTCATGAACAACTAATAGTGATTAACTATTAGTGGTATAGTTGCTCATATTGTAGCCATTTGTAGCGCTAAATTTATATATGGTTAAGTGATAACCATATTTAACCCTTGGTTGTAATTCTCTTACACTTCTTACACTTCTCTTACTTGGAGGTAAGAGGTAAGTACAACATCTCAAACTGTTTGTATTGTATAAaattcagttcattttttttaagtaatttgatttGTACAGTATTCACGATGATATTCTTTGTTCTAGGCTCCTGTTTTTTTATACTATGCTTTgactaatttttatcaaaatcataggCAGTATGTTATATCAAGAGATGACAAGCAGTTATTGGGTAAATTAAGTTCAATACCATCTGAAAATTGTGAACCATGGcgttataatgaagaaaatatccCAATTGCACCATGCGGTGCTATTGCTAATTCACTGTTtagtgataaattaaatatttcgtcTATTTCTTTTGGTAATGTTCCTTTATTAAGAAAAGGTATTGCTTGGCCATCagataaaaagacaaaatttaggAATCCAACTGGTTTCAAAAGTCTTAAGGATGGTAAGTGTCtactaaaatgattaattttaatttattaacattgtaataaaaaaaaaattagattttttggcCAGAAGGTTATATATAGGTTATAAGGAC
Above is a genomic segment from Lycorma delicatula isolate Av1 chromosome 12, ASM4794821v1, whole genome shotgun sequence containing:
- the LOC142332749 gene encoding cell cycle control protein 50A-like, producing MSHTDYVINKSKKPSDSPYIQQRLLGWKPILTAGTIFPTFFVLGFAFVAIGISFVYFSDEIEELTIDYTDCNSIEYPNKTCADLIGNDRKKSCNCSVNFNIKTFKAPVFLYYALTNFYQNHRQYVISRDDKQLLGKLSSIPSENCEPWRYNEENIPIAPCGAIANSLFSDKLNISSISFGNVPLLRKGIAWPSDKKTKFRNPTGFKSLKDAFKGFAKPKDWTRNVWELDTDPENNGFKNEDLIVWMRTSGLPNFRKLYRRVDHSSKLFKNGLPEGNYTLHVDYRYPVKSFNGTKRMIISTTFFFGGKNPFLGFVYITTGGICILLGIVFLFIHIKYDKNIMEVFNSNTETRLIHFELM